From the Desulfovulcanus ferrireducens genome, one window contains:
- a CDS encoding GGDEF domain-containing protein, protein MKHFFLVSSDAELFKLFKEICPQVQWSVFERGAGAIEYLFNDPPELLIVDNDLDDISGLELIRLFKSENVYRQVPVVLCLKKEALRQNLDFSMIEVDDFLVKPLDKELTAARLKLTLARAGRALDANPLTKLPGNTSIIHKIQELIVRKQEFALAYADLDHFKSFNDKYGFSRGDEVLMMTARVIVNTIRAFAGMDSFVGHIGGDDFVFIVPPDKVETVCKMIIQSFDSIVPNFYDQEDRTQGFIRSTDRQGKIQTFPIMALSIAVVFNLKGELSHYGQASQIAMNLKKLAKKNPKSCYVLDRRKSS, encoded by the coding sequence ATGAAACACTTTTTTTTAGTTTCATCAGATGCAGAACTTTTTAAACTCTTTAAAGAGATCTGTCCCCAGGTGCAGTGGTCTGTTTTTGAACGCGGGGCCGGGGCCATTGAGTACCTATTCAATGATCCCCCTGAGCTCTTGATAGTGGATAATGATCTGGATGATATAAGTGGTCTGGAACTGATCAGACTTTTTAAGAGCGAAAATGTCTATCGCCAGGTCCCGGTAGTCCTTTGTCTAAAAAAGGAGGCGCTGAGACAAAATCTGGATTTCTCAATGATAGAAGTGGATGATTTCCTGGTCAAGCCGCTGGACAAAGAATTGACTGCTGCCAGGTTAAAGCTGACCTTGGCCCGGGCTGGACGGGCACTTGATGCCAACCCATTAACCAAGTTGCCAGGCAACACCTCCATTATCCATAAAATCCAGGAACTCATAGTTCGTAAACAGGAATTTGCTTTGGCTTATGCTGATTTGGACCATTTTAAATCCTTTAATGATAAATATGGTTTTTCTCGTGGAGACGAAGTACTGATGATGACCGCACGGGTTATTGTGAACACCATTCGAGCATTTGCCGGAATGGATTCCTTTGTCGGCCATATAGGTGGGGACGATTTTGTATTTATTGTGCCACCGGATAAAGTAGAGACTGTTTGTAAGATGATTATCCAAAGCTTTGATAGCATTGTGCCGAACTTCTACGACCAGGAAGACAGGACCCAGGGGTTTATTCGCTCGACAGACCGCCAGGGTAAAATCCAGACATTTCCCATCATGGCCTTGTCCATAGCAGTAGTCTTTAACTTAAAGGGAGAACTGAGTCACTATGGCCAAGCTTCACAAATTGCCATGAACCTAAAAAAATTAGCAAAGAAAAACCCAAAAAGCTGTTATGTCCTGGACCGACGAAAATCTTCCTGA
- the xerC gene encoding tyrosine recombinase XerC, producing the protein MSWTDENLPETIQIFLAYLDVEKGYSKATLSSYALDLAQWENFLKTRNKSNEQPDQINRVDIHAFLAELHRQRLAKSSIARKLSSLRSFFRFLLKKKYTQQNPCQGLKNPKQDKPQPKTLNVDQALSLMQAVIDPTPKGLRDLALAELLYGSGLRISEALGLDLEDIDLRQKIIRVRGKGGKERLAPITDAGRDRVKAYLEQRSAFNPHPQEQALFLGLRGRRLQRREANRILARLSKLAGLPQEISPHTLRHSFATHLLQSGADLRSVQELLGHSRISTTQRYTHLNMETVMRIYDQAHPRAREED; encoded by the coding sequence ATGTCCTGGACCGACGAAAATCTTCCTGAGACAATCCAAATTTTTTTGGCCTATCTGGATGTGGAGAAAGGCTATTCAAAGGCCACTTTGAGCTCCTATGCTTTAGACCTGGCTCAGTGGGAAAACTTTTTAAAGACCAGGAACAAGTCCAATGAACAACCAGATCAAATAAACCGCGTTGACATTCATGCTTTTCTGGCCGAACTACACCGTCAAAGACTTGCTAAGTCCAGCATCGCCCGCAAACTCTCTTCTTTACGCAGTTTTTTTCGTTTTCTCCTCAAAAAAAAATATACTCAGCAAAACCCTTGCCAGGGGTTAAAAAACCCCAAACAAGATAAGCCCCAGCCCAAGACTTTGAATGTGGACCAGGCACTCAGTTTGATGCAGGCAGTGATTGACCCCACCCCTAAAGGTTTACGCGACCTGGCTCTGGCTGAACTACTTTATGGGTCAGGCTTGCGTATAAGTGAAGCCCTTGGGCTTGATCTGGAAGATATTGATCTGAGGCAAAAAATTATTCGTGTCCGGGGCAAGGGAGGTAAGGAAAGACTTGCTCCCATCACAGATGCAGGCCGGGATAGAGTCAAAGCCTATCTTGAGCAAAGAAGCGCTTTTAATCCTCACCCGCAGGAGCAGGCCCTGTTTTTGGGTCTTCGGGGCAGGCGGCTGCAACGCAGAGAAGCAAATAGAATTCTGGCCCGTCTAAGCAAGCTTGCAGGTCTTCCCCAGGAGATCAGTCCACATACCTTGCGACACAGTTTCGCCACCCATTTGCTCCAATCCGGTGCAGACTTAAGGAGTGTTCAGGAACTTTTGGGGCATAGTCGCATCAGCACTACCCAGCGCTACACCCATTTGAATATGGAGACAGTGATGAGAATCTACGATCAAGCCCATCCGCGCGCTCGGGAAGAAGATTGA
- the ybgF gene encoding tol-pal system protein YbgF, with amino-acid sequence MPKLLIYTLILSFSLVGCAGKWPKSKEWRLQTLEENFLELKNNQKNTQTKLVQLEKRLSDVENNLVEIKQKQDKSQIQQTEIQEKNAEQPSQQDIIPESQNKSDPQVEDEVSKEKQVTKKINSVPEKQEHKNDEQALYKRALELVWQNKPEQARKLLLDFKNKYPHSELMPNVLYWIGETYYSQDQFAKSILNFKQVMQTFPKHPKAVHALLKIAYAYENLNDKSNALFYLKVLVQDYPNSDVTARARKKIKEISGK; translated from the coding sequence ATGCCTAAGCTTCTAATCTATACTTTAATCCTTTCTTTTTCACTTGTTGGTTGTGCAGGTAAATGGCCCAAAAGTAAGGAATGGCGCCTGCAGACTCTAGAGGAAAATTTTTTGGAGCTAAAAAACAACCAGAAAAATACCCAAACCAAACTGGTTCAACTAGAAAAAAGGCTTTCTGACGTGGAAAATAACCTGGTAGAGATAAAGCAGAAACAGGATAAAAGCCAAATCCAGCAGACAGAAATTCAGGAGAAAAATGCTGAACAGCCAAGTCAACAGGATATTATTCCTGAGTCTCAAAATAAAAGCGATCCTCAGGTCGAAGACGAAGTGTCCAAAGAAAAACAAGTGACAAAAAAAATCAATTCTGTGCCAGAGAAGCAGGAACATAAAAATGATGAACAGGCATTATACAAAAGGGCCCTTGAGCTAGTCTGGCAAAATAAACCAGAACAGGCTCGGAAACTTTTACTAGATTTTAAAAATAAATATCCCCACAGTGAGCTCATGCCCAATGTCCTATACTGGATTGGCGAAACTTATTATTCCCAGGATCAATTTGCCAAGTCTATTTTGAACTTCAAACAAGTTATGCAAACTTTCCCCAAACACCCAAAAGCTGTCCATGCCCTGTTGAAAATTGCCTATGCCTATGAAAACCTAAACGATAAAAGTAATGCCTTATTTTACCTCAAAGTACTTGTTCAAGATTACCCTAACTCTGACGTAACAGCCAGAGCCAGAAAGAAGATTAAAGAAATCAGCGGCAAATAA
- the ybgF gene encoding tol-pal system protein YbgF, with product MKGILTLIAALFLCASCVTKNDLDTLRIQVSSQNAKLVRENNALKKQLEALRQELNSRTKILKEQIVQTSTPVRSTQANLWAEIESLRVQLATLSGQMDALDRKLQRLDTVQTNSTQTLTILSKRIEQLEKNWQRTKSQLGLEFLEDEKGEKSEKVVSPKEGDKKEAAFLTANSAQELYRKALESFYARKYDLAQSLWDEFIRTFPKDKLVPNAYFWQGECFYQMGDYARAVLAYQEVISKFSKSNKLRPSMLKQGMAFYKLGKKKAGQLVLKELIKKFPHTIEARRAKGFLASID from the coding sequence ATGAAAGGGATACTTACTCTTATCGCCGCTTTATTTTTATGCGCCTCTTGTGTCACTAAAAATGATCTGGATACACTGCGTATCCAGGTCAGTAGCCAAAATGCCAAGCTGGTAAGAGAAAATAATGCACTAAAAAAGCAGCTTGAGGCCCTGCGCCAGGAATTAAACTCTCGGACCAAGATTTTAAAAGAGCAGATTGTCCAAACGAGTACTCCTGTCAGATCTACCCAGGCCAATCTCTGGGCCGAAATAGAGTCTTTGCGCGTTCAACTAGCTACTTTAAGCGGTCAAATGGATGCACTTGACCGAAAACTACAAAGACTAGACACGGTTCAGACCAACTCTACCCAGACCCTGACTATATTGAGCAAAAGAATTGAACAACTGGAAAAGAATTGGCAAAGGACCAAAAGTCAATTGGGCCTTGAATTTTTGGAAGATGAAAAAGGCGAAAAGTCAGAGAAAGTTGTGTCACCTAAAGAAGGGGATAAAAAGGAAGCAGCCTTTCTTACGGCTAACTCAGCCCAGGAATTATACAGAAAGGCCTTGGAATCTTTTTATGCTCGCAAGTATGATTTGGCCCAGTCTTTGTGGGATGAGTTTATTCGGACTTTTCCCAAGGATAAATTGGTCCCTAATGCCTATTTCTGGCAGGGTGAATGTTTTTATCAAATGGGGGATTATGCCAGGGCGGTCCTGGCCTACCAAGAGGTCATCAGTAAATTCTCCAAAAGTAATAAACTAAGGCCGAGCATGTTAAAACAGGGCATGGCCTTTTATAAGCTAGGCAAGAAAAAAGCTGGCCAGCTTGTGTTAAAAGAATTGATTAAAAAATTTCCTCATACAATAGAGGCCAGACGGGCAAAAGGTTTTTTGGCCAGCATTGATTAA
- the lspA gene encoding signal peptidase II — MAKKYKIVIFLGSLVLILDQITKLWVQNNIPLWSGTTIIPGFFNLVHVLNKGAAFGFLNRADLTWQTYFFIAVSALAIVLIFHLVRTVDRNDQFLFTGLGLILGGALGNMVDRIRLGQVIDFLDFYLGTHHWPAFNVADIAISLGSLALLISFYKRKKNAS, encoded by the coding sequence ATGGCCAAAAAATACAAAATAGTTATTTTTCTGGGGTCCTTGGTCCTGATCCTGGACCAGATAACCAAGCTTTGGGTACAGAACAACATCCCTTTATGGTCAGGGACTACCATAATCCCCGGTTTTTTTAACCTGGTCCATGTCTTGAACAAAGGTGCAGCCTTTGGTTTTCTAAATAGAGCAGACCTGACGTGGCAGACTTATTTCTTTATTGCAGTTTCTGCTCTGGCTATAGTCCTTATTTTTCATCTGGTTAGAACTGTTGACCGAAATGACCAATTCTTGTTTACAGGGCTGGGACTTATTCTAGGTGGGGCTCTGGGCAACATGGTTGACCGTATTCGTTTGGGGCAGGTCATTGATTTTCTGGATTTTTACCTGGGTACCCATCATTGGCCGGCCTTTAATGTAGCGGACATTGCCATTAGCCTTGGCTCGCTTGCCCTGCTTATTTCCTTTTACAAACGGAAGAAAAATGCATCCTAA
- a CDS encoding HDOD domain-containing protein, producing MMQDLRVERKGRLLAVKDLPTLPTVLDEVSKLVQDPASSTEQIAKVISKDQVLSAKVLKMVNSPIYGFPRRISTIQHALVLLGFNVIKGLIISTSVFDIMAKNMIGLWEHSLGCALACSSIAKIAGLKDPEEYSVAGLLHDLGKVVATVQLPELKEEIDVLLKEKELTYIEAEVEVMGFGHDRVNAWLSDHWHLPLRLREALAWHHRPKSAQHYPDMAAVVHIGDFLTRAFEVGSGGDDHISYLKPEALEILNLKLTDLEKVLDDLGQEFVELSDFRPED from the coding sequence ATTATGCAAGACTTAAGAGTAGAACGTAAAGGAAGACTCCTGGCCGTTAAGGACCTGCCCACTTTGCCCACGGTTTTGGATGAGGTGAGCAAGCTGGTTCAGGATCCCGCCTCCTCCACAGAACAGATAGCCAAGGTTATTTCCAAAGACCAGGTACTATCGGCCAAGGTACTCAAGATGGTGAATTCACCCATCTATGGATTCCCCAGACGAATCAGCACAATCCAGCATGCCTTGGTTTTGCTGGGATTTAATGTCATTAAAGGTCTCATTATCAGCACTTCTGTCTTTGATATCATGGCCAAGAACATGATCGGCCTGTGGGAACATAGCTTGGGGTGTGCTCTGGCCTGCTCTAGTATAGCTAAGATTGCCGGATTAAAGGATCCTGAGGAATATTCGGTAGCAGGGCTGTTGCATGATTTGGGTAAAGTAGTGGCTACAGTACAACTGCCGGAACTGAAAGAAGAAATAGATGTTTTGCTCAAAGAAAAAGAATTGACCTATATCGAAGCCGAAGTTGAAGTTATGGGCTTTGGACATGACAGGGTTAATGCCTGGCTATCAGACCACTGGCACCTCCCCCTGCGATTACGCGAAGCACTGGCCTGGCACCATCGTCCTAAATCCGCCCAACATTATCCGGATATGGCCGCCGTTGTCCATATAGGCGACTTTCTCACTCGGGCTTTTGAAGTAGGCTCAGGCGGGGATGATCATATCAGCTACTTAAAACCTGAAGCATTAGAGATATTAAATCTTAAGCTAACCGATCTGGAAAAGGTACTCGATGACCTGGGGCAGGAGTTTGTTGAGCTTTCCGATTTTAGACCGGAAGATTAG
- the dprA gene encoding DNA-processing protein DprA — protein sequence MDCCDLYFSTHLPVCTYTHLPIMKKYSRIEEIRACLAMYHIKGLGPRTWKRLASHFGSPARALNNYEQWLDLGLARGSVIKAVKDKQWEEKVEQDLKRIARKNYGIVIWTDDDYPYLLRQIPDPPFLLYFLGDKKLLNGACLAVVGSRKCSRYGQDMAGEICSELSAKGVTIVSGLAQGIDSKAHLAALDGKGSSVAVLGTGIDIIYPATNKTLWHKLTQTGLIVTEFAPGTKPESPNFPHRNRIISGLSLGVLVVQGAQKSGTMITAMLALEQNRLVFAVPGAVNMANFDGCNYLIQQGAFLVQTAVDILRELKPMLGKQHAFPATEEKDTVPLNEELDLSRDEKKVLETLAKEIKMHIDHLAHELDWPSFKVSQILIDLEIKGAVKRLPGMHYSV from the coding sequence GTGGACTGTTGTGATCTTTATTTCTCCACCCATTTACCCGTTTGCACATATACCCATTTACCCATTATGAAAAAATACTCCCGAATTGAGGAAATAAGGGCCTGCCTTGCCATGTACCACATCAAGGGACTGGGGCCAAGAACCTGGAAAAGGTTAGCCAGCCATTTTGGGTCACCTGCCAGAGCCTTGAATAATTATGAACAGTGGTTAGACTTAGGCCTGGCCAGAGGTTCCGTGATCAAGGCAGTCAAAGATAAACAATGGGAGGAAAAGGTTGAACAGGATCTGAAAAGAATCGCTAGAAAGAATTATGGGATTGTTATCTGGACAGACGATGATTATCCCTATCTTTTAAGACAGATCCCCGATCCCCCTTTTCTGCTTTATTTTTTAGGCGATAAAAAACTATTAAATGGCGCATGTCTGGCAGTAGTTGGATCGCGCAAGTGTTCCAGGTATGGGCAGGATATGGCCGGAGAAATTTGCTCAGAGCTTTCGGCAAAAGGAGTGACCATAGTATCCGGCCTGGCGCAGGGCATTGATAGTAAAGCTCACCTGGCCGCTCTGGATGGAAAGGGTAGTTCTGTTGCTGTTTTGGGCACAGGCATTGACATTATTTATCCGGCTACGAATAAAACCTTATGGCACAAGCTGACCCAGACAGGACTGATTGTAACAGAATTTGCTCCCGGCACTAAACCTGAGTCCCCTAATTTTCCTCATCGAAACCGCATAATCAGCGGCCTGTCTCTAGGAGTGTTGGTAGTCCAGGGCGCGCAAAAAAGTGGCACCATGATTACGGCCATGCTTGCACTGGAGCAGAACCGGTTGGTGTTTGCTGTCCCCGGGGCAGTAAATATGGCCAACTTTGATGGATGCAATTATCTTATTCAACAGGGTGCTTTTTTGGTGCAAACAGCAGTAGATATCCTGCGCGAACTAAAGCCCATGCTCGGCAAACAGCATGCTTTCCCGGCAACAGAAGAAAAGGACACTGTACCACTTAATGAGGAACTTGATTTAAGTAGAGATGAAAAAAAGGTGCTTGAAACTCTGGCTAAAGAGATTAAAATGCATATTGATCACCTGGCACACGAATTAGATTGGCCCAGCTTTAAGGTTAGTCAGATACTCATCGACCTGGAGATAAAGGGGGCTGTCAAGCGACTGCCCGGAATGCACTATAGTGTTTAA
- the lgt gene encoding prolipoprotein diacylglyceryl transferase, with protein sequence MHPKLITIGSFTIYTYGFFIAAAFLLGMSWTMREARYRGLNPKLVSDLGFYLILGGILGARLLYVLINPRYFLEHPLEIFMFWKGGLVFLGGAIVGAICGYVFLRKRNQPLWPWLDAVAPGLALGQAVGRLGCFAAGCCYGRKCTLPWAVTFTHPDSLAPLYVPLHPTQIYHSLAGLVTFIFLLVAKKRLKGSGQLMGLFLILYAFFRFSIEFFRGDYRGSIGILSVTQILALGLFILGLWVIYKRRA encoded by the coding sequence ATGCATCCTAAACTGATTACTATTGGTTCTTTTACCATCTATACTTATGGTTTTTTTATAGCAGCGGCTTTTTTGCTTGGTATGTCATGGACCATGCGCGAGGCCAGGTACCGGGGATTAAATCCTAAACTTGTCTCTGACCTCGGTTTTTATCTGATTTTGGGCGGTATTTTAGGGGCCAGGCTTCTTTATGTGCTCATTAATCCCAGGTATTTTCTGGAACACCCTCTGGAAATCTTCATGTTCTGGAAGGGTGGTCTGGTTTTTTTGGGTGGTGCCATTGTTGGTGCTATATGTGGGTACGTGTTTTTGCGTAAGAGAAACCAGCCTTTGTGGCCATGGCTGGATGCCGTTGCTCCGGGGCTGGCTTTGGGTCAGGCCGTGGGCAGGCTAGGGTGTTTTGCTGCCGGTTGCTGTTATGGGAGGAAATGTACTCTGCCATGGGCCGTAACCTTTACTCATCCTGATTCTCTGGCGCCTCTGTATGTTCCCTTGCATCCAACGCAAATCTATCATTCTCTGGCCGGGCTGGTAACTTTTATCTTCCTTTTGGTCGCCAAAAAGCGTCTAAAAGGATCTGGCCAATTGATGGGCTTGTTTCTCATTTTATATGCTTTTTTTAGATTTAGCATCGAGTTTTTTCGAGGCGACTATCGTGGCTCAATCGGAATTTTAAGCGTAACACAAATCCTTGCCCTGGGGCTTTTTATTTTGGGCCTTTGGGTCATTTATAAAAGGAGAGCTTGA
- a CDS encoding PilZ domain-containing protein — translation MIKQKRSYSRTSTRLKAYVRKLPSPDTRPLFSACLGCDADSSVIKNLHGSHIPRELITFLQNMDAKLDMILSLLKQDTIQEDFPISAEVVEISGAGLKFVSKTEFKKGDAIEMALVLSQFPLKIVGVVGLIHRQESLHNVPVWVVQFTNIRDIDREHIVQFVFQEQREQIRERKNEL, via the coding sequence ATGATCAAGCAAAAACGCTCCTATTCGCGAACCTCCACCAGGCTCAAGGCTTATGTTCGTAAGCTACCTTCCCCCGATACCAGACCTCTTTTTTCTGCCTGTCTTGGTTGTGATGCAGACAGCTCTGTAATCAAAAATCTACATGGTTCCCACATTCCCCGCGAGTTAATCACATTTTTGCAAAACATGGATGCCAAGCTGGATATGATCTTAAGCCTGTTAAAACAGGATACTATCCAGGAAGACTTCCCAATTAGTGCAGAAGTAGTTGAGATTAGCGGTGCAGGGCTTAAATTTGTTTCCAAAACAGAGTTTAAGAAGGGTGATGCCATAGAAATGGCCCTTGTTCTTTCCCAATTTCCCTTGAAGATTGTGGGGGTAGTTGGCCTTATTCATCGTCAGGAAAGTCTGCATAATGTGCCTGTTTGGGTAGTACAATTTACCAACATCCGAGATATTGATCGGGAACATATTGTTCAATTTGTTTTTCAGGAACAAAGGGAGCAAATTAGAGAGAGGAAAAATGAACTTTAG
- a CDS encoding PLD nuclease N-terminal domain-containing protein yields the protein MFGIPPEKLPLVLIVLVVPILPNLWAIWHIFQRDFATPQEKMAWLAGAVFIPVLGGLAYLFWGRKRGKKV from the coding sequence ATGTTCGGCATTCCTCCGGAGAAATTACCACTAGTACTAATCGTATTAGTTGTGCCTATTTTACCCAATCTTTGGGCAATCTGGCATATTTTTCAGCGTGACTTTGCCACACCTCAAGAAAAGATGGCCTGGTTGGCCGGTGCTGTGTTTATTCCTGTTTTAGGCGGTCTGGCCTATTTGTTCTGGGGCCGTAAAAGAGGGAAGAAAGTTTGA
- a CDS encoding NIL domain-containing protein: protein MQQKKYSKIISLHFSPETSRSPMMYNLAKKFDLTFNILKARIDPKEEGHMILELSGTEEDYRKGISYLQEHGVSVQEVAQSISRDEESCLHCGLCTSLCIANALRLDLETRLVIFESSRCTACSQCTRVCPVKAMHVEINGDF, encoded by the coding sequence ATGCAACAAAAAAAATATTCCAAAATAATTTCCTTACATTTTTCGCCGGAGACTTCTCGTAGTCCTATGATGTATAATTTGGCTAAAAAGTTTGATTTGACCTTTAATATCTTAAAGGCCAGGATCGATCCCAAGGAAGAAGGCCACATGATTTTAGAACTTTCCGGCACTGAGGAGGATTATAGAAAGGGCATTTCCTATTTGCAGGAACATGGTGTGTCCGTCCAGGAAGTAGCCCAAAGTATTTCACGCGATGAAGAATCATGCTTACACTGCGGGTTATGCACTTCTTTGTGTATAGCTAATGCCTTGCGCCTTGATTTGGAAACAAGGCTTGTGATTTTTGAATCTTCCAGATGTACTGCCTGTAGTCAATGTACTCGTGTCTGCCCTGTCAAAGCAATGCATGTAGAGATCAACGGAGACTTTTAA
- a CDS encoding protein phosphatase CheZ, translated as MTKDVTQELMPNITDQTEKFIKEAVSDTVARVLEEGLAEALSKALLDSEFYRKLSDELREGLGIIYREITQTEQMGVELPELTKEEAEEIFHETSDQLDAVLKTTEKATVEIMAIVEKHLEQSTHIITVLEKIKKEKHDATQVIDWLIAKNNELNKDLLKIMTSLSFQDLTGQRIKKIISSLRKIEEHVLKLYLTAGLSIKTKEKEPDKDFETIKAETEKTVSELKGPQAGVSQADVDELLAQLGL; from the coding sequence TTGACCAAGGATGTTACACAAGAACTTATGCCGAATATTACTGATCAGACAGAAAAGTTTATCAAAGAAGCTGTTTCAGATACTGTTGCCAGAGTATTGGAAGAAGGTCTTGCGGAAGCGCTGTCAAAAGCGTTGTTGGATAGCGAATTTTATCGTAAGTTAAGCGATGAACTGCGTGAGGGATTGGGGATAATTTATCGCGAGATCACGCAGACAGAACAGATGGGCGTAGAACTGCCTGAGTTAACTAAAGAAGAAGCCGAAGAGATTTTTCACGAAACATCTGACCAGCTGGATGCCGTTCTAAAGACAACGGAGAAGGCCACTGTAGAGATCATGGCCATTGTGGAAAAACATCTGGAACAAAGCACGCATATTATTACTGTTCTGGAAAAGATCAAAAAAGAAAAACATGATGCTACCCAGGTCATTGACTGGCTTATAGCCAAAAACAATGAGTTAAATAAGGATCTCCTGAAAATAATGACCTCTTTAAGTTTTCAGGATTTAACCGGTCAGAGGATTAAAAAAATTATTTCTTCTTTGCGTAAAATTGAGGAACATGTACTCAAACTATATCTAACCGCGGGACTGTCCATAAAAACCAAGGAAAAAGAGCCTGATAAAGATTTTGAAACTATCAAAGCAGAAACAGAAAAGACGGTATCGGAACTCAAAGGCCCACAAGCAGGTGTTAGCCAGGCGGATGTGGATGAGCTTCTGGCTCAATTAGGGCTTTAG